In the genome of Xiphophorus hellerii strain 12219 chromosome 14, Xiphophorus_hellerii-4.1, whole genome shotgun sequence, the window ACTGGATGATTTctaaaacattcagtttattaAAACTCCATCTTCTTTCTGACTTGTAGGTATGAAGAGTTTTTCCACACCAacctagaaaaaaataattccttcataCATGAAATAATCTGTAGACATGATAAacaccaaaaacacacacacacacacacacacagatttctGGTTCATTGTGATTCTCCTGCCAGGAACTATTTCATTTTTCTCAATGATCTTCATATTATGTTACAGGAAACATGAGACAGATTCTACAATCATTATtaaatcatttctcattttattactttcatttacttttacttttatagtgcacatccactataaagtcagtaccaatgctgagcccaaacaaaacaaatacaggaaaaatgacccaattccagctacttaattataaaaccctacaggaagtTATAAGTcaataagctccagttcctgctgtctggatgttttatcctcacatttctttaagaaagttcttcctgttgttgctgctgatctgatccagataTTAAACTcttcgctctcatcaggcgttttcccccaggctttgaaaacagcagtaatcaaaccactgataaaaaagaacaatctggacaaatcactaatgcagaattacaggccgacctttgacctcccattcatcagcaaagttattgaaaaagctgtgtgtaaacaattaactagcttcctaactataaccaaccgcttCGACTCCTgccagtctggtttccatggtcaccacagcacagagaccgccctcgtaaaagtgttcaatgacatccatataaatacggactgtggcagaaccacagtgctggttctgttggacctcagtgttgaccttgacatattactgaatcgactggagagttgggtcggactctccggtccagtgcttaactggtttgaatcctacatagagaacagggatttctttgtttcaattggaaacttctcatcaaagaggtcaaaggtcacatgtggggtaccccaaggttcaatcctaggaccccttttatttcatatttatatgctcccactagctcaggttataacaggaaataatattagctaccataactatgcagatgacacacagctctacattacgatgtcaccaggtgacctttgaccccatccaatcactgaacagatgcttagaacagataaatgtgtggatgtgccaaaactttctccagctgaacagaaacaaaactgaagttattattttggacctaaagaggaaccatctagagttatagatctagagttctAGATCTAgggttatagatctagagttatagatctagagtcaatgcacagcttcagttattacagcgatcagcccgaaacctgggagtagtgatggactctgacctgaacctccagagccacataaagacagttacaaagtcggccttctatcacctgaagaacatttccaggattaaaggactaatgtctcagccagatctagagaaactcgtccatgcgttcatcttcagtcgtattgattattgcaacagcgtcttcacaggtctgtccaacaaatcaatcaaacagctgcagctgatccagaatgctgctgctggcgttctcactaaaaccaggaagatagagcacataacaccagttttaaagtccctccactggctccctgtagctcaaagaatagactttaaaaaactgttgttagtttataaatcactgaacggcttagcaccacaatacattaaagatctgctgttgttgtaacaaccttccagaacctctcaggtcttccggttctggttctgctctgcatccccagaaccagaaccaaacgaggagaagcagctttcagtatctatgcaccacaaatttggaacaaacttccagaaaactgtaaaacagctgaaacactgacttcttttaaatctcaactaaaaacccacctgtttagaattgtatttgaaatgtaatcaattacaaatttattgatggaacttgacttaatgattgattctatattgcattgtgtttctgtgtctttatgacgtaaagcactttgaaatgccttgctgctgaaatgtgatatacaaatcaaatttgattgattgattgattgtttaTAGTTATTTCTTTGCTAGGATTTGATCAAATGAGGCTCTTGTTGCCAAAAACCctttcagaaagtttttctgcttttagcaTCAAATCCAATCAAGATGGATTTTATCAGATTCACTTGAATATAACATCATAGTTTATGCATATGAAATAAATCACATGTGAAACAAGATCAATCTCTAATCAACCACATTGACTGTTCATTCTATGTTGCTCTTGTTCATTTTGTCCTTTGGTTTATTTCAGGATgaatttagaagaaaaacaaagacgtcatgaattgtgaagaaaaagcaaaataaaagcaacacatgaAGACAAATCAGCTCATTAAATCCACCGACTTTTAGTTCTCTAGaactttttctctgatttgcttGGATTGTTTTTTGGCAGCCAGGAATACAGAGTTAAACTTCCAGACATTCAGGCCCGTATAACACAATCGCTAAATATgttggaatggcccagtcaaagcccagatctgAATCCAAACTATCTGTGGCAAAAGTTTagagaaatatatttacagacattcTCTGAAGTGAATTGATATGTTTTGGAGAAAAAAGGGcaaaacaattattaaaatcCTAATCAAATCAAATCCTTATAAATGTTATTAGAtgaaatttaatataaaaaacattttgcaaaggACTGAAAGTTTAAATTAGGAAAATGTGTAATAACTGTTATATTACAGAGTGAAATAAAAGTTAAGAGAACTGCTGATGTTCAACTAGAGGTCAAGTTTTGTTGAGCAGATTAAACTATTTTATGATGATCTACAGTTTTTGCTTTGATGATTTAAAAGTTTGACATAAAACGTGTCTCTGATTTCAGGTCTAAGATCAGCAAGTTTATGAAATGAGCaacaattaaacattaaaatagtgAAGAATATAAACAgagtttttagtgtttttggtTGGAAGCAAAACTCTCATGATGAAGGAGTGTGTGGCTCTTAAAAGAGCCGTTGTGTGTTTGTtgctgagcagcagcaggtttaCTTGGCCTTGGCGGCCTTCTCGGTCTTCTTGGGCAGCAGCACCGCCTGGATGTTGGGCAGCACTCCACCCTGAGCGATGGTGACTCCACCCAGCAGCTTGTTGAGCTCCTCGTCGTTGCGGACGGCCAGCTGCAGGTGACGGGGGATGATGCGGGTCTTCTTGTTGTCGCGGGCGGCGTTCCCAGCCAGCTCCAGGATCTCA includes:
- the LOC116733464 gene encoding histone H2A-like, giving the protein MSGRGKTGGKTRAKAKTRSSRAGLQFPVGRVHRLLRKGNYAERVGAGAPVYLAAVLEYLTAEILELAGNAARDNKKTRIIPRHLQLAVRNDEELNKLLGGVTIAQGGVLPNIQAVLLPKKTEKAAKAK